One part of the Marinobacterium rhizophilum genome encodes these proteins:
- a CDS encoding F0F1 ATP synthase subunit epsilon: MAMTVHCDIVSAEGEVFSGLIEFVSVTGSLGDLGIYPGHAPLLTELKPGPVELRKQGGQEDVFYVSGGFLEVQPHKVIVLADTALRANDLSEAAAQEAQTHAQQEMADKSAEFEYSRAATQLAEATAQLRTLQQIRKKGGKH, translated from the coding sequence ATGGCTATGACTGTTCATTGCGATATCGTGAGTGCCGAGGGCGAGGTTTTCTCCGGCCTGATCGAGTTCGTATCGGTAACAGGTAGCCTGGGTGACCTGGGTATCTACCCCGGTCACGCTCCGCTTCTGACGGAACTGAAACCAGGCCCTGTCGAGCTGCGCAAGCAGGGCGGCCAGGAAGACGTTTTTTACGTCTCCGGCGGCTTTCTCGAAGTGCAACCGCACAAGGTCATCGTGCTCGCAGACACCGCTCTGCGCGCCAATGACCTGAGTGAAGCGGCGGCACAGGAGGCTCAGACGCATGCGCAACAGGAGATGGCTGACAAGTCTGCCGAGTTTGAATACTCGCGGGCGGCCACGCAGCTGGCGGAAGCCACTGCACAGCTGCGCACATTGCAGCAGATTCGCAAGAAAGGTGGCAAACA